One Sediminibacillus dalangtanensis genomic region harbors:
- a CDS encoding YceD family protein, whose product MKFPLQKLKMAGTEGYSFEDHVDISEIEEMNNDIRKIDPVLVKGRATTQGDEITFLFSIEGEMILPCARTLVDVPYPFHIDALEVFSASPYYQEEDESEIHPVDGEMLDLTPYIKENVLLEVPFRVFSDDPKVQENALTEGEGWELHTEGKTEDKVDPRLEKLQSLLKNKDQEENR is encoded by the coding sequence GTTAAAAATGGCCGGAACGGAAGGCTATTCATTTGAAGACCATGTAGATATTTCTGAAATAGAAGAAATGAACAATGACATTCGGAAAATTGATCCTGTTTTGGTCAAGGGTCGAGCAACCACACAGGGGGATGAAATTACCTTTCTTTTTTCGATTGAAGGAGAAATGATTCTTCCTTGTGCTAGAACCTTGGTGGATGTTCCTTATCCATTTCACATTGATGCTTTGGAAGTTTTTTCAGCTTCACCATATTACCAAGAAGAGGATGAATCAGAAATTCATCCGGTTGATGGAGAAATGCTTGACTTAACTCCTTATATAAAGGAAAATGTTTTATTGGAAGTACCGTTTCGTGTATTTTCTGATGATCCGAAGGTGCAGGAAAATGCTCTGACCGAAGGGGAAGGCTGGGAATTGCATACCGAAGGTAAAACAGAGGATAAGGTCGACCCGCGTCTGGAAAAACTGCAATCATTGCTGAAAAACAAAGATCAAGAAGAAAATCGCTGA
- the rpmF gene encoding 50S ribosomal protein L32, whose amino-acid sequence MAVPKRRTSKKVKNQRRTHKKLHVPGMIECSNCGEYTKPHHVCKNCGHYDGKQVVEQ is encoded by the coding sequence ATGGCAGTACCTAAAAGAAGAACTTCTAAAAAAGTCAAAAACCAACGCCGTACGCATAAAAAACTTCACGTACCAGGTATGATTGAGTGCTCTAACTGTGGTGAATACACAAAACCGCACCATGTTTGCAAAAATTGCGGACATTATGACGGAAAACAAGTGGTTGAGCAATAA
- a CDS encoding RsfA family transcriptional regulator, translated as MNNTRQDAWSQDEDVLLAETVLRYIREGKTQLEAFKEVANRLSRTPAACGFRWNASIRKQYQQAIQLAKQDRKQADHYPVYQPEIKNDGKDAGFEAAISMLEKLRHSYESANKQSIDTEIQRLKTENDQLKERLKRYRDAWNEIGDVWKRADSPEEERQAK; from the coding sequence ATGAACAATACGAGGCAGGACGCTTGGAGCCAGGATGAGGATGTCCTGCTTGCTGAGACTGTTCTTCGTTATATTAGAGAAGGGAAGACCCAACTCGAAGCTTTCAAGGAAGTCGCCAATCGCTTATCCAGAACCCCGGCTGCTTGCGGATTCCGCTGGAACGCTTCCATAAGAAAACAGTATCAGCAGGCAATTCAGCTTGCAAAACAGGATAGAAAGCAGGCGGACCATTATCCTGTCTATCAACCAGAAATAAAAAATGACGGGAAAGATGCTGGATTCGAAGCCGCCATTTCCATGCTGGAAAAGCTTCGGCATAGTTATGAATCAGCTAACAAGCAATCAATTGATACAGAAATTCAGCGGTTGAAAACAGAAAATGATCAATTGAAAGAGCGATTGAAAAGATACCGGGATGCCTGGAATGAAATTGGGGATGTGTGGAAGCGGGCGGACAGCCCGGAGGAAGAACGCCAGGCTAAATAG
- a CDS encoding 2-dehydropantoate 2-reductase, with product MKVGIIGGGAVGLLTAANLTKGNHQVTVYVRREEQKHEINKGGVSLIPEHRIFPVKALLLEELRQEDVIMIAVKQYQLSEILSSLQSYSNIPLIFLQNGMGHLELLRPLKNSHPVLLAVIEYGALKHDDHTVEQTGKGLCRIASLSEASATSRQIIQKLTASSYPINLEEDWYNMLAQKLVVNAVINPLTALFHVKNESLLKNEHLLWLAGKLCQEACEVLGLSTGESWEMVKRIAYQTKENYSSMCKDIEAGRRTEIDAISGYILEKAQCDLYYTSFAYRSIKALEMNAGGLKDD from the coding sequence ATGAAGGTTGGCATTATTGGCGGCGGGGCAGTCGGGCTCCTTACTGCTGCCAATTTAACTAAAGGGAATCACCAGGTCACCGTTTATGTAAGAAGGGAAGAGCAAAAACACGAAATCAATAAGGGAGGCGTCTCTTTGATTCCGGAGCACAGGATCTTTCCGGTCAAAGCACTGCTGTTAGAAGAGTTAAGACAAGAAGACGTAATAATGATTGCAGTTAAACAGTATCAGCTTTCTGAAATCCTCTCCAGTCTGCAATCCTATTCAAACATTCCGTTGATTTTCTTGCAAAATGGAATGGGGCATCTGGAACTGCTTAGACCGTTGAAGAATAGTCATCCCGTGCTATTGGCGGTAATTGAGTACGGCGCTTTAAAGCATGACGATCATACCGTCGAACAAACCGGGAAAGGATTGTGTAGAATAGCTTCATTAAGCGAAGCGTCTGCAACAAGCAGACAAATTATCCAGAAGCTAACGGCATCTTCCTACCCGATTAATTTGGAAGAAGACTGGTACAATATGTTGGCACAGAAACTGGTAGTTAATGCAGTCATTAATCCGCTTACCGCATTATTTCATGTCAAGAATGAAAGCCTGCTTAAGAATGAACATCTTCTATGGCTAGCTGGAAAACTGTGCCAGGAAGCTTGCGAAGTACTCGGATTAAGCACAGGTGAGTCATGGGAAATGGTAAAGCGAATAGCTTATCAAACGAAGGAGAATTATTCATCCATGTGCAAGGATATAGAAGCAGGAAGAAGGACGGAAATAGATGCAATATCTGGTTACATACTCGAAAAGGCGCAGTGTGACCTTTATTATACATCGTTTGCCTATCGAAGCATAAAGGCTTTGGAGATGAATGCGGGAGGCTTGAAAGATGATTGA
- a CDS encoding penicillin-binding protein, with protein MRKNKTTHVMSSVFMLLFIVLFLVLSGRFLYIQGTGEVDGVSLQEWADKKRTNSYVIEAERGQILDRNGMPLAYDRAVYQISAIVDESYSEGLEEPKHVDDIDKAADQLAPLLNMDAAKIAEIMKKGQEEGRFQVEFGVHGKNITQETKEKIEDLEIPGVNFEKDSIRYYPNGTFASQVIGIAQQQEDKLIGRNGIEAEMDDVLSGKNGSISYKRDNFNTKLLDPDEVIKQADDGEDVYLTIDQKIQTLLEDAMSQVDKDYNPERMTAVVMNPKTGEVVAMSNRPSYNPNELGEVSNWYNDVVSNPFEPGSTMKIFTLAAAIEEGVFNPDEKLKSGSYKNDQMNSPIHDWRRNWGTITYKEGIQRSSNVAAAKLVWEKLGPDKFLDYLKAFHFDQKTGIDLPNEQPGHILYDWPIEKVTTAYGQGTTVTPIQLMMAASAIANDGKMMRPYVISKIVNSETGQVMKENEPKQSGQPVSSQTAKEVKDILETVITSEHGTGHNIYNLNDYSVAGKTGTAQIPDSETGRYMTGEENYLFSFLGMAPKEDPELMMYVSVKQPDLEENESGSAPVSYIFKNVMENSLHYLNIEPDQKNEQKVETVSMPDIDGLSVNKAKEKLESKGLKPAVIGSGKKVEAFSNRPGEQLLAGKKVFILTEKPEMPDVNGWSMRDVLKFGDVAGIEIETMGKGFAVKQSIKKGTALKKDDYLLVEFSPPQREEDNKVKEEENPEASDDGSGEQ; from the coding sequence GTGCGAAAGAATAAAACGACTCATGTCATGTCATCGGTGTTTATGTTGTTATTTATCGTCTTATTCCTTGTTTTATCTGGACGCTTTTTATACATACAGGGAACAGGAGAAGTAGATGGAGTATCCTTGCAGGAGTGGGCCGACAAAAAACGGACCAACTCTTATGTAATTGAAGCAGAAAGAGGGCAGATATTGGACCGAAACGGGATGCCTCTTGCATACGACCGTGCAGTTTACCAAATTTCTGCTATTGTCGATGAAAGCTATTCGGAAGGATTGGAAGAGCCGAAGCACGTCGATGATATCGATAAGGCGGCTGACCAGTTGGCACCGCTGCTAAATATGGATGCAGCAAAAATAGCCGAAATCATGAAAAAGGGGCAGGAAGAAGGCAGGTTCCAAGTGGAATTCGGTGTCCATGGGAAAAATATTACCCAGGAGACAAAGGAAAAGATTGAAGACTTGGAAATTCCAGGGGTCAACTTCGAAAAAGATTCTATCCGCTATTACCCAAATGGTACATTCGCTTCCCAAGTGATTGGCATTGCGCAACAGCAGGAAGATAAGTTGATAGGCAGAAATGGGATAGAAGCAGAAATGGATGATGTGCTAAGCGGGAAGAATGGATCTATTTCCTACAAAAGGGACAACTTTAACACAAAACTGCTTGATCCGGATGAAGTGATCAAACAGGCCGATGACGGGGAAGACGTCTATCTGACAATTGATCAAAAAATCCAGACGTTATTAGAAGATGCAATGAGCCAGGTCGATAAGGATTATAATCCAGAGCGGATGACAGCAGTGGTGATGAACCCAAAGACAGGAGAAGTAGTGGCCATGAGCAATCGGCCTAGTTATAATCCGAATGAACTTGGGGAAGTGAGTAACTGGTATAACGACGTTGTATCCAACCCATTTGAACCAGGCTCCACCATGAAAATTTTTACGCTTGCTGCAGCGATAGAAGAAGGTGTCTTTAACCCGGACGAAAAGCTGAAATCGGGGTCTTATAAAAATGACCAAATGAACAGTCCGATACATGATTGGCGAAGAAACTGGGGAACCATCACTTATAAAGAAGGGATACAGCGATCTTCCAACGTGGCGGCTGCCAAGCTCGTATGGGAAAAGCTGGGGCCCGATAAATTCCTCGATTATTTAAAAGCTTTCCATTTTGATCAGAAAACAGGCATCGATTTGCCGAATGAACAACCGGGCCATATTCTTTATGATTGGCCAATTGAAAAAGTGACTACCGCTTACGGACAGGGGACGACTGTCACCCCTATACAACTGATGATGGCCGCATCTGCCATTGCCAATGACGGGAAAATGATGCGACCCTATGTCATTTCCAAAATTGTCAATTCAGAAACTGGACAGGTAATGAAAGAGAATGAACCAAAGCAATCGGGCCAGCCGGTTTCAAGCCAGACGGCAAAGGAAGTGAAAGATATCCTGGAGACGGTTATCACCTCTGAACATGGTACGGGTCATAATATATACAACTTAAATGATTACTCCGTAGCAGGCAAAACAGGTACGGCGCAGATCCCGGACTCAGAGACTGGACGTTATATGACAGGAGAGGAAAATTACCTATTTTCGTTTCTTGGAATGGCGCCTAAAGAAGATCCTGAGCTAATGATGTATGTATCGGTAAAACAACCGGATCTGGAAGAAAATGAATCTGGCTCTGCCCCAGTGTCATACATTTTTAAAAATGTGATGGAAAACAGTCTGCATTATTTAAATATTGAACCTGACCAGAAAAATGAGCAGAAAGTGGAAACGGTCAGCATGCCGGATATAGACGGATTGTCCGTTAATAAAGCAAAAGAGAAGCTAGAATCGAAAGGTTTGAAGCCCGCGGTTATCGGAAGCGGGAAAAAGGTAGAAGCTTTCAGCAACCGGCCTGGAGAACAACTTTTAGCCGGTAAAAAAGTCTTTATCCTAACTGAAAAACCGGAAATGCCGGACGTAAACGGATGGTCGATGCGTGATGTGCTCAAATTCGGGGATGTGGCAGGTATCGAGATAGAAACCATGGGAAAAGGATTTGCAGTTAAACAAAGCATAAAGAAGGGAACTGCACTGAAAAAAGATGATTACTTATTAGTTGAGTTCTCACCGCCGCAACGCGAAGAAGATAATAAGGTTAAAGAGGAAGAAAACCCGGAAGCTTCCGATGACGGTTCTGGGGAACAATGA
- the bshC gene encoding bacillithiol biosynthesis cysteine-adding enzyme BshC, whose protein sequence is MRIDPIETNIQTKLIAGYRSGDKAIQDKFDYQPFQQETYVQRAQDISDKQFNREGLSAVLSELNARWGGAQATMHNIERLKNEDSMVIVGGQQAGLLTGPLYTIHKIISIINFSKEQENRLGRPVIPVFWIAGEDHDFDEIDHIMMPQGERMKKNRVGQRSDQKQSVSDLQVDHAQAEKWLKKIFSQIQETDNTKNLYSCCQDLLQSSGTYVDFFAKIILRLFGEDGLVLVDSGNPLVRKLESDNFLAMIENQSSISQGVYQEIQKNRNEGYPIELDAEPESGHLFYHLEGSRERVLLFKQEDNTWAGKQKECSFTTAELRQIAMEHPEKLSNNVVTRPLMQELLFPTLAFFGGPGEVAYWSVLKPAFHALRIKMPPVLPRLSFTLVDKNTEKIVRNLSLPIKAVLERGVNAEKTNWLASQSNPPIEMLAEQVKKSIEEAHRPLRKAAEAIRTDLKHVADKNLEYLYRDIDFIEERINKTLQDMHRKTLEEYDSVNLCLYPEGGLQERSWNALPWINHHGKDFIRQLTASSFDYSKAHYIVYL, encoded by the coding sequence GTGCGGATTGATCCAATTGAAACAAACATTCAAACGAAACTGATCGCTGGATACCGATCTGGAGACAAAGCGATTCAGGATAAATTCGATTATCAGCCTTTTCAACAGGAAACGTATGTACAAAGAGCTCAGGATATCAGCGACAAGCAATTCAATCGTGAGGGACTGTCCGCAGTCTTATCTGAATTAAATGCAAGATGGGGTGGAGCTCAGGCGACAATGCATAATATAGAACGGCTGAAAAACGAAGACAGTATGGTGATTGTCGGCGGCCAGCAGGCTGGACTGTTAACCGGCCCTCTATATACGATACATAAAATCATCTCGATTATCAATTTTTCCAAAGAACAGGAAAATCGGCTAGGAAGACCGGTGATACCGGTTTTTTGGATTGCTGGTGAGGATCATGACTTCGATGAAATCGATCATATTATGATGCCACAGGGTGAGCGCATGAAAAAGAACAGAGTCGGACAGCGTTCGGATCAAAAACAATCCGTCTCCGATTTGCAGGTTGATCATGCTCAAGCGGAAAAATGGTTGAAAAAAATTTTTTCTCAGATTCAAGAAACGGACAATACAAAGAATCTATATTCTTGCTGTCAAGATTTACTGCAAAGCTCAGGCACTTATGTAGATTTTTTTGCCAAAATTATATTGCGCCTGTTTGGAGAAGATGGGCTAGTGTTGGTGGATTCAGGAAATCCGCTGGTAAGGAAATTGGAGAGTGATAACTTCCTGGCGATGATAGAAAATCAATCTTCGATCAGCCAGGGGGTGTACCAGGAAATCCAAAAAAACAGAAATGAAGGGTATCCAATAGAGCTTGATGCCGAACCGGAGAGTGGGCACCTTTTTTATCATCTTGAGGGGAGCAGAGAAAGGGTATTGCTGTTCAAGCAAGAAGACAATACATGGGCTGGAAAGCAAAAGGAATGTAGCTTTACGACAGCAGAGCTTCGTCAAATTGCAATGGAGCATCCCGAAAAATTAAGCAACAATGTAGTTACCCGTCCATTGATGCAGGAACTGTTATTTCCTACACTTGCCTTTTTTGGCGGGCCTGGAGAAGTTGCTTATTGGTCGGTTTTAAAACCTGCTTTTCATGCGCTGCGAATCAAGATGCCCCCTGTACTCCCGCGATTGTCTTTTACATTGGTTGATAAGAATACTGAAAAAATAGTTCGCAATCTTTCTTTACCCATTAAAGCGGTGTTAGAGCGCGGAGTGAATGCTGAAAAAACAAATTGGCTTGCTTCCCAATCCAACCCACCGATAGAAATGTTAGCTGAACAGGTCAAGAAGTCTATCGAGGAAGCACATCGGCCATTACGTAAAGCTGCCGAAGCAATTCGGACGGACTTGAAACATGTTGCGGATAAAAACTTGGAGTATTTATACAGAGATATCGATTTTATAGAAGAAAGAATCAACAAAACCTTGCAGGATATGCATCGTAAGACGTTGGAAGAATATGATTCAGTGAATCTTTGCTTATATCCGGAAGGGGGATTACAGGAGAGATCCTGGAATGCGCTTCCCTGGATCAATCATCATGGCAAAGATTTTATCAGGCAGCTTACGGCATCATCCTTTGATTACAGTAAGGCGCACTATATTGTTTATTTATAA
- the mraZ gene encoding division/cell wall cluster transcriptional repressor MraZ, whose protein sequence is MFMGEFQHNIDTKGRIIVPAKFREGLGETFVLTRGLDQCLFAYPMDEWALLEEKLKKLPLTKKDARAFTRFFFSGAVECEVDKQGRINIPAPLRKYAGLEKGCVVIGVSNRIEFWSDSEWETYFEASEDSFAEIAENMMDFDI, encoded by the coding sequence ATGTTCATGGGTGAGTTTCAACATAATATTGATACAAAAGGCCGGATAATCGTCCCTGCAAAATTCAGGGAAGGGCTTGGGGAAACCTTTGTCCTTACTCGCGGTTTGGATCAATGTTTATTTGCTTATCCTATGGACGAATGGGCGCTTTTGGAAGAAAAGCTGAAAAAGCTGCCGCTCACCAAAAAAGACGCCAGAGCGTTCACCAGGTTTTTCTTTTCTGGTGCCGTGGAATGTGAAGTGGACAAGCAGGGGAGAATAAATATACCAGCACCTTTGCGGAAGTACGCCGGGCTGGAAAAAGGATGTGTGGTCATCGGTGTCTCGAACAGAATAGAATTCTGGTCTGACAGTGAATGGGAAACCTATTTTGAAGCATCCGAAGACTCTTTTGCAGAAATTGCAGAAAATATGATGGATTTTGATATTTGA
- a CDS encoding stage V sporulation protein D: protein MKRVSNVTMRKRLVTVFLLGIFVFGIIDIRLGYVQFVLGDWLTGEAKELWSRDIVFEPERGEILDKNGEVLAENVSAPTVMLVPRQIKDPENTAESLAKILNMDKKKAYQEVTKNENIVRLHPEGRKISEEKADAIRALGMEGVYIAEDSKRHYPKGSYLSHVLGFSGIDNQGLMGLEQYYDEQLSGEKGSLSYFSDAKGQRMADLADVYNPPVDGNSLKLSIDSRVQTIMERELDLAVSEYNPDGAIAIAVDPKTGGILGMSSRPTFDPEHYQDYDSSVYNKNLPIWSTYEPGSTFKIITLAAALEEDAVDLYEEEFHDDGSIEVGGATLHCWKSGGHGHQTFLEVVQNSCNPGFVTLGERLGKEKLFSYIDDFGFGKKTGIDLQGEGTGILFKPENIGPVELATTAFGQGVSVTPIQQVMAVAAAVNGGYLYEPYIAEEWIDPKTNKVVEKTEPTLRNRVISNETSKEIRDALESVVAKGTGRGAYVEGYRVGGKTGTAQKVGKDGKYMSNNHIVSFMGFAPADDPEIVVYVAIDNPKDTVQFGGVVAAPIVGSIIGDSLRALGVKKRTNGLEKEYQWPDQPLVEVPDLVGLSKNELMEYMVNLSVETSGTGEYIIDQAPKPGTKLEQGKEVRIYLSEKKPDEN from the coding sequence ATGAAACGAGTATCCAATGTAACAATGCGAAAACGTTTAGTCACTGTTTTTCTTTTGGGAATTTTTGTTTTTGGAATCATCGATATCCGGCTTGGTTACGTACAATTTGTCCTTGGAGACTGGCTTACAGGGGAAGCGAAAGAACTATGGAGCCGTGATATCGTCTTTGAACCGGAGCGTGGCGAGATTTTGGACAAGAATGGCGAGGTTTTGGCTGAAAATGTGTCTGCTCCTACTGTCATGCTGGTTCCTCGTCAGATAAAAGATCCTGAAAATACCGCAGAATCCCTGGCCAAAATCCTTAACATGGACAAGAAAAAGGCTTATCAAGAGGTCACTAAAAATGAAAATATTGTTAGACTTCATCCGGAGGGGCGGAAAATTTCGGAAGAAAAGGCTGATGCTATCCGGGCATTGGGAATGGAGGGAGTTTATATAGCGGAAGATTCCAAACGCCACTATCCAAAAGGTTCATATTTATCTCATGTGCTTGGGTTCAGTGGAATCGACAACCAGGGTCTAATGGGACTGGAACAGTATTATGATGAACAGCTGAGCGGTGAAAAAGGTAGTCTCTCCTATTTTTCCGATGCCAAAGGACAGCGTATGGCTGATTTGGCAGATGTATATAACCCACCTGTGGATGGGAATTCCTTGAAACTGTCAATCGATTCCAGGGTACAGACAATAATGGAGCGTGAGCTGGACCTTGCTGTCTCGGAATATAATCCTGATGGAGCTATTGCGATTGCTGTGGATCCTAAAACGGGGGGGATACTTGGAATGTCTTCCAGACCGACCTTTGACCCTGAACATTACCAGGATTATGATTCAAGTGTATATAACAAAAACCTTCCGATTTGGAGTACGTATGAACCAGGCTCTACCTTCAAAATCATTACGCTTGCAGCTGCATTGGAGGAAGATGCTGTAGATTTATATGAAGAAGAATTTCACGATGATGGATCAATCGAAGTTGGTGGAGCCACTTTGCATTGCTGGAAGAGCGGCGGGCATGGCCATCAGACTTTTCTGGAAGTCGTACAGAATTCTTGCAACCCAGGTTTTGTCACGCTTGGTGAACGTTTGGGAAAGGAGAAGCTGTTTTCCTATATTGATGACTTCGGATTTGGAAAAAAGACCGGCATCGATCTACAGGGAGAAGGAACGGGAATCCTGTTCAAACCGGAAAATATCGGACCTGTCGAATTGGCGACAACCGCTTTTGGTCAAGGCGTTTCTGTTACCCCGATTCAGCAAGTAATGGCTGTGGCAGCTGCGGTGAATGGAGGATATTTATATGAACCATATATCGCCGAAGAATGGATTGACCCCAAAACAAACAAAGTCGTTGAAAAAACGGAGCCGACCCTTCGAAACAGAGTGATTTCCAACGAAACTTCTAAAGAGATCAGGGACGCGTTAGAAAGTGTCGTTGCCAAAGGCACCGGAAGAGGTGCTTATGTCGAGGGGTATCGAGTAGGTGGAAAAACAGGGACTGCCCAAAAGGTAGGGAAGGATGGCAAATATATGAGCAATAACCACATCGTTTCCTTTATGGGCTTTGCCCCAGCTGACGACCCTGAAATTGTCGTTTATGTTGCTATCGATAATCCGAAAGATACGGTCCAATTCGGAGGTGTTGTAGCAGCTCCGATCGTCGGGAGCATTATCGGAGATAGTTTGAGAGCTCTTGGTGTTAAAAAACGCACCAATGGGCTGGAAAAGGAATATCAGTGGCCTGATCAGCCGTTGGTAGAGGTTCCAGACTTGGTTGGTTTAAGTAAAAATGAATTGATGGAATACATGGTGAACCTATCTGTTGAAACAAGTGGTACAGGCGAATATATCATTGATCAGGCACCTAAACCTGGCACCAAACTAGAACAGGGCAAAGAAGTAAGAATCTACCTTTCCGAAAAAAAACCGGATGAAAATTAG
- a CDS encoding N-acetyltransferase has protein sequence MHQVKVERLLVNYKTLEKFKRFKEYGNQELSMLEDLESNIIENDSESPFFGIYYGNALVARMSLYKVDAKYDQYFTPPQDYLELWKLEVLPDYQGRGYGSRLVDFAKEYKLPIKTNPRINSHGFWEKMGFKKAKYNMERDLGENPLIWTPEGVAEQSVS, from the coding sequence ATGCATCAAGTGAAGGTAGAAAGGCTGTTGGTCAACTACAAAACACTCGAAAAATTCAAGCGATTTAAAGAGTACGGAAACCAGGAACTTTCCATGCTCGAGGATTTAGAGAGCAACATTATTGAAAATGACAGTGAATCTCCTTTTTTCGGCATTTATTATGGAAACGCTTTAGTTGCCAGGATGAGTCTTTATAAAGTAGATGCAAAATACGATCAATATTTCACTCCACCGCAAGATTATCTCGAATTATGGAAGCTGGAAGTATTGCCTGATTATCAGGGAAGGGGATATGGCAGCCGACTCGTTGATTTCGCCAAAGAATATAAATTGCCGATCAAAACGAATCCAAGAATCAATTCTCACGGGTTTTGGGAAAAGATGGGCTTCAAGAAAGCTAAATACAATATGGAAAGAGATTTAGGAGAAAATCCATTGATTTGGACTCCTGAAGGTGTAGCCGAACAAAGTGTTTCCTAA
- the rsmH gene encoding 16S rRNA (cytosine(1402)-N(4))-methyltransferase RsmH, producing the protein MFEHFSVLKQEAVEGLNVKPNGTYIDCTLGGGGHSEMIASKLGMGGMLIAFDQDEQALQAARERLAPYQGKVLFIHSNFRNLKAELENNGVEEVDGVLFDLGVSSPQLDDAERGFSYQHDASLDMRMDRSQDFTAYQVINQWPYEQLVKIFFRYGEEKFSKQIARKIEERRKEKSIDTTFELVDIIKEAIPAPARRKGGHPAKRIFQAVRIAVNDELNAFDEALHQAAEVIAVNGRLSVITFHSLEDRLCKQAFKKWSTTPQLPRNIPVIPEESKPPFKQINRKPILPEDEELDVNRRSRSAKLRILEKVKPWNDEFSYQEGWNKK; encoded by the coding sequence ATGTTTGAACATTTTAGTGTGCTGAAACAAGAAGCAGTGGAAGGTTTGAATGTAAAGCCAAATGGTACATACATAGATTGTACGCTCGGTGGAGGCGGACATTCCGAGATGATAGCCAGCAAGCTTGGAATGGGCGGGATGCTGATCGCTTTCGATCAGGACGAACAGGCGCTTCAAGCCGCTAGAGAACGCCTCGCGCCTTACCAAGGAAAAGTTCTGTTCATCCATTCGAATTTCCGGAATTTGAAGGCGGAATTAGAAAATAACGGAGTAGAGGAAGTCGATGGGGTGTTATTTGATTTAGGCGTTTCCTCCCCTCAGCTCGACGATGCAGAGAGGGGATTCAGCTATCAACATGATGCAAGTCTGGATATGCGGATGGATCGATCCCAAGACTTTACTGCTTATCAGGTTATTAATCAATGGCCATATGAACAACTCGTGAAAATATTTTTCCGTTACGGTGAAGAGAAATTTTCCAAACAAATTGCCCGGAAAATCGAAGAGCGCAGAAAAGAAAAGTCTATCGATACCACATTTGAACTAGTCGATATTATCAAGGAAGCGATCCCGGCTCCGGCCAGAAGAAAGGGCGGACATCCGGCAAAAAGAATTTTTCAGGCTGTCAGGATAGCGGTAAATGATGAACTAAATGCATTTGATGAAGCATTGCACCAAGCGGCAGAGGTTATTGCTGTAAACGGGCGGCTATCTGTCATCACTTTCCATTCATTGGAAGACAGGCTCTGCAAGCAGGCTTTTAAGAAGTGGAGTACAACACCGCAGCTTCCCAGGAATATTCCGGTGATTCCAGAAGAAAGCAAGCCGCCGTTTAAACAAATCAATCGTAAACCGATTCTTCCAGAAGATGAAGAACTGGATGTCAACCGACGCTCCCGCTCAGCAAAACTGAGAATATTAGAGAAAGTAAAACCTTGGAACGACGAATTCAGTTATCAAGAAGGGTGGAATAAGAAATGA
- the ftsL gene encoding cell division protein FtsL — protein sequence MSTSPLKNWQDSWQETGRQTVPDTKKQVKVKVQKKKWITTGEKFIYTIFSALLVGALYFSVSLSSSTDALNREVQQLEQQVERQQEINQNLEYKAKDLSNPDRILRIAKENGLKIQNTEVKQATQISE from the coding sequence ATGAGCACATCACCATTAAAGAATTGGCAGGATTCCTGGCAAGAAACCGGCCGGCAAACGGTACCTGATACAAAGAAGCAGGTCAAAGTCAAAGTTCAAAAGAAAAAATGGATTACAACCGGAGAGAAATTCATTTATACTATATTCAGCGCTTTACTAGTGGGGGCATTATATTTTTCTGTCTCATTAAGCAGTTCTACGGATGCACTGAACAGAGAGGTGCAACAATTGGAACAGCAAGTGGAAAGGCAGCAGGAAATAAATCAGAATTTAGAATACAAAGCAAAAGATTTAAGTAATCCAGACCGAATTTTGAGAATCGCCAAGGAAAACGGTCTAAAGATCCAAAATACGGAAGTGAAGCAGGCAACTCAAATATCTGAATAA
- a CDS encoding DUF3397 family protein, with product MIDLMVWLLAFCLTMPIVISWLMYIVVRKVSNNRLKALHVSVNYTTLLYILSVGVIFHHLYGTTYYGYIFIFLIVLLSFFIIMQYKVKGEVLFLTAWRRFWRLSFLLFTLLYFLLVLYGITAGILAV from the coding sequence ATGATTGACTTAATGGTCTGGTTGCTTGCGTTTTGTTTGACGATGCCAATAGTTATTTCCTGGTTGATGTATATCGTTGTAAGAAAGGTAAGCAATAATCGCTTGAAGGCACTACATGTTTCTGTTAATTACACAACGCTATTATACATTCTATCAGTGGGAGTCATCTTCCATCACTTATATGGAACTACTTATTATGGGTACATCTTTATTTTCCTTATTGTACTTCTGAGTTTTTTTATCATCATGCAGTATAAAGTCAAGGGGGAAGTATTGTTTCTCACCGCTTGGAGGCGGTTTTGGAGACTTAGCTTTCTTCTGTTCACACTGCTTTATTTTCTGCTCGTCCTATACGGTATAACTGCAGGAATTCTTGCCGTGTAA